One window of the Equus asinus isolate D_3611 breed Donkey chromosome 28, EquAss-T2T_v2, whole genome shotgun sequence genome contains the following:
- the TMEM208 gene encoding transmembrane protein 208 isoform X3, protein MALGFSLAVYGASYHSMSSMARAAFSEDGALMDGGMDLNMEQGMAEHLKDVILLTAIVQVLSCFSLYVWSFWLLAPGRALYLLWVNVLGPWFTADSGTPAPEHNEKRQRRQERRQMKRL, encoded by the exons ATGGCCCTGGGCTTTAGTCTGGCAGTATATGGGGCCAGCTACCATTCTATGAGCTCAATGGCACGGGCGGCCTTCTCTGAGGATGGGGCCCTGATGGATGGTGGAATGGATCTCAACATGGAGCAGGGCATGGCAGA GCACCTTAAGGATGTCATCCTACTGACAGCCATCGTGCAGGTGCTCAGCTGCTTCTCCCTCTATGTCTGGTCCTTCTGGCTTCTG GCTCCAGGCCGGGCCCTTTACCTCCTGTGGGTGAATGTGCTGGGCCCGTGGTTCACGGCAGACAGTGGCACCCCAGCACCAGAGCACAATGAGAAACGGCAGCGCCGACAGGAGCGGCGGCAGATGAAGCGGTTATAG
- the TMEM208 gene encoding transmembrane protein 208 isoform X2: MAPKGKVGTRGKKQIFEENRETLKFYLRIILGANAIYCLVTLVFFYSSASFWAWMALGFSLAVYGASYHSMSSMARAAFSEDGALMDGGMDLNMEQGMAEHLKDVILLTAIVQVLSCFSLYVWSFWLLAPGRALYLLWVNVLGPWFTADSGTPAPEHNEKRQRRQERRQMKRL, translated from the exons ATGGCG CCCAAGGGCAAAGTGGGCACGAGAGGAAAGAAGCAGATATttgaagagaacagagagaccCTGAAGTTCTATTTGCGGATCATATTGGGGGCCAAT GCCATTTACTGTCTTGTGACCTTGGTCTTCTTCTACTCATCTGCCTCATTTTGGGCCTGG ATGGCCCTGGGCTTTAGTCTGGCAGTATATGGGGCCAGCTACCATTCTATGAGCTCAATGGCACGGGCGGCCTTCTCTGAGGATGGGGCCCTGATGGATGGTGGAATGGATCTCAACATGGAGCAGGGCATGGCAGA GCACCTTAAGGATGTCATCCTACTGACAGCCATCGTGCAGGTGCTCAGCTGCTTCTCCCTCTATGTCTGGTCCTTCTGGCTTCTG GCTCCAGGCCGGGCCCTTTACCTCCTGTGGGTGAATGTGCTGGGCCCGTGGTTCACGGCAGACAGTGGCACCCCAGCACCAGAGCACAATGAGAAACGGCAGCGCCGACAGGAGCGGCGGCAGATGAAGCGGTTATAG